From the Ruminiclostridium josui JCM 17888 genome, one window contains:
- a CDS encoding amino acid ABC transporter substrate-binding protein, with protein MKKGRIIKALVSVMALSFLIAGCGTPGESSKSSSTASESTTASSTTAAVDQSWDKVKEKGELVLGLDESFPPMGFRDEDNNIVGYDIDLAKEVAARLGVKLTLQPINWDSKDQELNTGNIDCIWNGFSISEKRKQNILFSDPYMKNNQVVVVMADSKYNTLADLKGKTVSLQAQSSAADAIDKNKDFKSSLKDVVELKDNTLCLMDLKTGNTDGVVMDEVVARYQIKINNGKYRIIDESLAVEEYGIGFRKGDVKLMTQVNDTLKAMAKDGKITEISNKWFGKDISIIEK; from the coding sequence GTGAAAAAAGGTAGGATAATCAAGGCTTTGGTCAGCGTGATGGCATTGTCGTTTTTAATTGCAGGTTGCGGGACTCCGGGAGAATCTTCAAAGAGTTCAAGTACAGCTAGTGAAAGCACAACTGCTTCAAGCACCACTGCGGCTGTAGATCAGTCATGGGACAAGGTAAAGGAAAAGGGTGAGCTTGTGCTGGGCTTGGATGAGAGTTTTCCTCCTATGGGATTCAGAGATGAAGATAATAATATCGTAGGATATGATATAGACCTTGCAAAGGAAGTTGCAGCACGTTTAGGTGTTAAACTTACACTTCAGCCCATTAACTGGGATTCAAAGGACCAGGAATTGAACACTGGAAACATAGATTGTATATGGAATGGTTTTTCTATTAGCGAAAAAAGAAAACAAAATATACTGTTTTCAGACCCTTACATGAAAAACAATCAGGTGGTTGTTGTAATGGCTGATTCAAAGTACAACACTCTGGCAGACCTGAAAGGAAAGACAGTTTCACTTCAGGCACAATCAAGCGCTGCTGATGCAATAGATAAGAATAAAGATTTTAAAAGTTCTCTTAAAGATGTAGTAGAACTCAAGGACAACACATTGTGTCTCATGGATCTGAAAACTGGTAATACTGACGGAGTTGTAATGGATGAAGTAGTAGCAAGGTATCAGATTAAGATAAATAATGGGAAATATAGGATAATAGATGAATCTTTGGCTGTTGAGGAGTATGGTATTGGTTTCAGAAAAGGTGACGTTAAACTGATGACACAGGTAAATGACACCCTAAAAGCAATGGCTAAAGACGGTAAGATAACTGAAATATCAAACAAATGGTTTGGTAAGGATATATCTATTATAGAAAAGTAA
- a CDS encoding M23 family metallopeptidase → MSRTKFFKIIMCFGLIICILAGSTAILLRDNTGQVLSVSNEGYIKWVEYNVPYEAMEKALSMDVKSHDKPVQLHWVEMLAYIATKYGGNFKKYKAKDLDELADKLNQGHTMEELTSKMKHYNYFYQAYDAILGNFVGEYDIQVKDPDNSEKKIWQKKYGLKVFSPIAKGYSFSHYDDFGNSRSFGFSRKHLGNDLMGSIGTPIIAVESGIVEVMGWNMYGGWRIGIRSFDQKRYYYYAHLRKDRPFHGDLYEGKIVKAGDVIGYLGMTGYSTRENVNNITTPHLHFGMQLIFDESQKESNNEIWIDVYNIINLLQKNRSAVTKDDETRDFYRTYDIIEPNMNYHF, encoded by the coding sequence TTGTCTAGAACCAAGTTCTTTAAAATAATAATGTGTTTCGGTTTAATAATTTGTATCCTTGCCGGGTCAACTGCAATATTATTAAGGGATAACACAGGTCAGGTATTATCGGTAAGTAACGAGGGCTACATAAAATGGGTTGAATATAATGTACCCTATGAAGCAATGGAAAAGGCATTAAGTATGGACGTAAAATCCCATGATAAACCTGTTCAACTTCACTGGGTTGAAATGCTTGCATATATTGCTACCAAATACGGCGGAAACTTCAAGAAGTATAAAGCAAAGGATTTGGACGAACTTGCCGACAAGCTAAATCAAGGTCATACAATGGAAGAACTCACTTCAAAAATGAAACACTATAACTATTTTTATCAGGCATATGATGCTATCCTTGGTAATTTTGTAGGTGAATACGACATTCAGGTAAAAGACCCTGATAACAGTGAAAAAAAAATCTGGCAGAAAAAGTACGGTTTAAAGGTCTTTTCCCCTATTGCCAAAGGATACAGTTTTAGTCATTACGACGATTTTGGTAACAGCCGTTCTTTTGGCTTTTCCAGAAAGCACTTGGGCAACGATCTCATGGGCTCTATAGGAACCCCTATTATAGCGGTGGAATCCGGTATTGTAGAGGTAATGGGCTGGAATATGTACGGAGGCTGGAGAATAGGTATCCGTAGTTTTGACCAGAAAAGATATTATTATTATGCACATTTAAGAAAAGACAGACCATTTCATGGGGATCTCTATGAGGGTAAGATTGTTAAAGCCGGAGATGTTATAGGATATCTTGGAATGACAGGTTACAGCACACGTGAAAATGTTAACAATATTACCACACCTCATCTTCATTTTGGTATGCAGCTTATTTTTGATGAATCCCAAAAAGAGAGTAATAATGAAATCTGGATTGATGTATACAACATTATAAACCTTCTTCAAAAAAATCGTTCGGCAGTAACAAAGGACGATGAGACCCGTGATTTTTACCGTACTTATGATATTATTGAGCCAAATATGAATTACCACTTTTAA
- a CDS encoding polysaccharide deacetylase family protein: MYELFNKRLIKYILLVLAVILILILPLTLIFSSAISVFDDALEGLGKYNGIRLPIVMYHGTIPKSKDLGKFVITPKELESDIKYLKDHGYTSITMTDLINYVYNDGELPSKPVMLTFDDGYYNNYIYATPILKNYNMKAVISVVGEFTEASTKIPENNVQYSYVTWEQIKNMNDSGIYEIQNHTYNLHKYNKNRLGAKKNKNESIEAYKDLLLSDVGLLQQKLKELAGVEPNTFTYPFGYICNDSIPILKEMGFKATLTCAEGVNIINKNKKDILFGLKRKNRPHGVSTESFFKNFCP, from the coding sequence ATGTATGAATTGTTTAATAAAAGATTAATTAAATATATTCTACTTGTTTTAGCAGTTATTTTAATTCTAATACTACCTTTGACTCTTATTTTCTCTTCTGCAATCAGCGTTTTTGATGATGCACTTGAAGGCTTGGGAAAATATAACGGAATTAGATTACCCATAGTAATGTATCACGGGACAATTCCAAAATCCAAAGATTTAGGCAAATTTGTAATTACTCCCAAGGAGCTGGAAAGTGATATTAAATATCTTAAAGACCACGGATATACTTCTATAACAATGACTGACCTTATAAATTATGTATACAATGATGGGGAACTTCCTTCTAAGCCTGTTATGCTCACATTTGATGACGGATACTATAATAATTATATATATGCCACACCTATTCTCAAAAACTACAATATGAAAGCTGTAATATCTGTTGTTGGAGAGTTTACCGAAGCATCTACCAAAATACCCGAAAACAACGTTCAGTATTCCTACGTAACATGGGAGCAAATTAAAAATATGAATGACTCAGGTATCTATGAAATACAAAATCATACATATAATCTTCACAAATATAATAAAAACAGATTGGGAGCAAAAAAGAACAAGAACGAATCTATAGAAGCCTACAAGGACCTTTTATTATCGGATGTTGGTCTTCTTCAGCAAAAACTAAAGGAACTTGCAGGTGTTGAGCCAAATACCTTTACATATCCTTTTGGCTATATCTGCAATGATTCAATTCCTATTTTAAAGGAAATGGGTTTTAAGGCAACTTTGACTTGTGCTGAAGGTGTAAATATCATTAATAAAAATAAAAAAGATATTCTTTTCGGCTTAAAGAGAAAAAATCGACCTCATGGAGTTTCTACAGAAAGTTTCTTTAAAAACTTCTGCCCTTAG
- a CDS encoding amino acid ABC transporter ATP-binding protein: MEMIRAKDIYKSFDGNVVLSGISFEVNKGEVVAIIGPSGSGKSTLLRCINLLEKVDMGEIFVENDEMVSTNAHGRAVYADKKKLREIRLKIGLVFQNFNLFPHYSVLNNIIAAPVSVAGVSKTEAKKAAMELLVKMGLEDKADAYPCNLSGGQCQRVAIARALALKPEVLFFDEPTSALDPQLTNEVLKVIRQLAEEHMTMVVVTHEMNFAREVADRVIFMDGGVIVEEGKPEDIFENPKKERTRAFIRGFAG; encoded by the coding sequence ATGGAAATGATAAGAGCAAAAGATATATATAAAAGCTTTGACGGTAATGTAGTACTTTCAGGAATCTCATTTGAGGTTAATAAAGGTGAGGTTGTTGCAATAATAGGCCCATCGGGGTCTGGGAAAAGCACACTGCTCAGATGTATTAATCTTTTGGAAAAAGTAGATATGGGTGAAATTTTTGTAGAGAATGACGAAATGGTTTCTACAAATGCACATGGCAGGGCTGTCTACGCAGACAAAAAGAAGCTGAGGGAGATACGTTTGAAAATAGGTCTTGTATTTCAAAACTTCAATCTTTTTCCTCATTATAGTGTTTTAAACAACATTATAGCAGCTCCTGTAAGCGTTGCAGGAGTGAGCAAGACTGAGGCCAAAAAAGCAGCAATGGAATTGCTTGTAAAAATGGGGCTAGAAGATAAAGCAGATGCATATCCGTGTAACCTATCAGGAGGTCAGTGTCAGAGAGTAGCTATAGCAAGGGCACTTGCCCTGAAACCTGAAGTTTTGTTCTTTGATGAGCCAACATCTGCTCTTGATCCCCAGCTTACAAACGAAGTGCTTAAAGTTATCAGACAGCTTGCTGAAGAACATATGACAATGGTGGTTGTAACCCACGAAATGAATTTTGCACGAGAAGTTGCGGATAGGGTAATTTTTATGGATGGCGGAGTTATTGTAGAAGAAGGGAAGCCTGAGGATATATTTGAAAATCCCAAAAAAGAAAGAACTAGAGCATTTATAAGGGGTTTCGCCGGATAA
- a CDS encoding ABC transporter permease, which produces MFNHKQERNLSPERLEYLKSRKRRKVSVLVTQIVILVVFLAQWEILARLNIVDSFITSQPSRIVNTIINLYKEGQLLHHIGITCLETVVGFAAGTVFGTLIAVVLWWSEFLSKVLEPYLVILNSLPKIALGPIFIVWFGAGTTSIIIIALAISIIVSILEVLNGFMATDEDQIKLVKTFGASRFQVFTKVVFPANLPVIINSLKVNVGLSWVGVIVGEFLVSKSGLGYLIVYGGQVFKLDLVMASVIILCIAAGIMYQGVVFLQKILIRKHI; this is translated from the coding sequence ATGTTTAACCATAAACAAGAAAGGAATTTATCTCCGGAAAGGCTTGAGTATCTTAAATCCAGGAAGCGACGGAAAGTATCTGTCCTTGTGACACAAATAGTTATACTTGTAGTGTTTTTGGCACAGTGGGAGATACTTGCAAGGCTCAATATTGTAGACTCCTTTATTACAAGCCAACCGTCACGTATTGTTAATACCATAATCAATCTTTATAAAGAAGGGCAATTACTTCACCACATTGGTATTACATGCTTAGAAACCGTTGTAGGCTTTGCAGCCGGTACAGTGTTTGGTACGTTAATTGCTGTGGTACTTTGGTGGTCAGAGTTTTTATCAAAGGTCCTTGAACCGTATCTCGTGATTCTAAACAGCCTTCCAAAGATAGCTCTTGGACCTATTTTCATTGTTTGGTTCGGAGCAGGGACTACTTCAATTATCATTATTGCCCTTGCTATATCTATTATTGTATCTATTCTGGAGGTTCTCAATGGATTCATGGCAACCGACGAAGACCAGATAAAGCTGGTTAAAACCTTTGGTGCCAGCAGATTTCAGGTATTCACAAAAGTTGTTTTCCCTGCGAACCTTCCTGTAATAATCAACTCGTTAAAAGTAAATGTTGGTCTTTCATGGGTAGGGGTAATTGTTGGTGAATTTCTGGTTTCAAAATCAGGACTTGGTTATCTCATAGTATATGGCGGTCAGGTTTTCAAGCTAGACCTGGTTATGGCAAGCGTTATTATATTATGCATTGCTGCAGGTATCATGTATCAGGGTGTTGTTTTTCTTCAAAAAATTCTTATAAGAAAACATATCTGA
- a CDS encoding helix-turn-helix domain-containing protein, translated as MKIGEKIKQLRVKNGLTQEELAGRCELSKGFISQLERDLTSPSIATLIDILESLGTNIKDFFNESVNEKVVFKKDDVFTKEDKDSGYIIHWLVSNAQKNTMEPILIKLEPGGSSELDNPHDGEEFGYVISGGVTVFLGTQKYKVKKGECFYFKPVKTHKIVNSVKSQSVILWVSSPPSF; from the coding sequence ATGAAAATCGGTGAAAAAATAAAACAGCTAAGAGTTAAAAATGGTCTTACACAGGAAGAACTTGCCGGAAGGTGCGAATTGTCAAAAGGCTTTATATCACAGCTTGAGAGGGATTTGACTTCTCCTTCTATTGCAACCCTGATAGATATCCTTGAATCACTTGGAACTAATATAAAAGACTTCTTTAATGAATCTGTTAACGAGAAGGTTGTTTTTAAAAAAGATGACGTTTTTACAAAAGAAGACAAGGATTCGGGTTATATAATACACTGGCTTGTTTCGAATGCCCAGAAGAACACCATGGAGCCTATTCTCATAAAATTGGAGCCGGGAGGCAGTTCGGAGCTTGACAATCCCCATGATGGTGAAGAATTCGGATATGTTATCAGCGGGGGAGTGACAGTTTTTCTGGGGACTCAAAAGTACAAGGTGAAAAAAGGTGAATGTTTTTACTTTAAACCTGTCAAAACCCATAAAATAGTTAATTCAGTCAAAAGTCAGTCTGTTATCCTATGGGTATCATCACCGCCTAGTTTTTAA
- a CDS encoding amino acid ABC transporter permease gives MKLVLLLLEGMVVSLQIFALTLIFAIPLGLIISFGRKSKNIIISGITSIYISIMRGTPLILQLLVVYFAPSYVFDAKVGRFTAAVIAFVLNYAAYFAEIFRGGIESIPKGQYEAGEVLGFTKLQVFFKIILPQVIKRVLPPISNEVITLVKDTALVSTIAVEEMFRVAQNASSRISSVQPLFVAGAFYYVMNLVVAQAFSFAEKKLNYYR, from the coding sequence GTGAAGCTGGTATTGTTGTTATTGGAAGGAATGGTAGTTTCTTTGCAAATATTTGCATTAACGCTTATTTTTGCAATACCATTAGGGCTTATTATATCCTTTGGTAGAAAATCAAAAAACATAATTATTAGCGGCATTACAAGTATTTATATTTCCATAATGAGAGGAACGCCATTAATACTGCAACTACTGGTTGTATATTTTGCACCATCCTATGTTTTTGACGCTAAAGTGGGCAGATTTACTGCTGCTGTTATTGCATTTGTACTTAACTATGCGGCTTACTTTGCTGAAATATTCAGAGGTGGAATTGAGTCTATTCCGAAAGGGCAGTATGAAGCAGGAGAAGTTCTAGGCTTTACAAAACTGCAGGTGTTTTTTAAGATAATTTTGCCTCAAGTTATAAAAAGGGTATTGCCGCCTATTAGCAATGAAGTAATAACTCTTGTAAAGGATACTGCACTTGTATCAACAATCGCTGTGGAAGAAATGTTTAGAGTAGCCCAAAATGCTTCCAGCAGGATATCCTCGGTACAGCCCTTGTTTGTTGCCGGAGCCTTCTATTATGTAATGAATCTTGTTGTGGCTCAGGCCTTTTCATTTGCAGAGAAAAAGCTTAATTATTATAGATAG
- a CDS encoding ABC transporter ATP-binding protein — protein sequence MSYIVEIKNIGMNYQSPNGEIPAIADISMNISKGEFICIVGPSGCGKSTLLSIIAGLVKPSYGKIVINGGLNNECLQQVGYMLQKDFLFEWSTILENVMLGLNIKKALTPENKEYVYNLLDTYGLSEFKDKYPSQLSGGMRQRAALIRTLALRPEILLLDEAFSALDYQTRLAVTEDIYYIIKKENKTAIMVTHDIAESISMADRIFVLTGRPSSIKSEHNISLTCNDVRTPFNSREAPEFRHYFNLIWKELDVHV from the coding sequence TTGTCATACATAGTTGAAATTAAAAACATTGGAATGAATTATCAATCACCAAATGGTGAAATCCCTGCCATAGCTGACATCAGTATGAATATTTCCAAGGGGGAATTTATTTGCATTGTAGGACCCAGTGGCTGCGGCAAGTCGACGCTCTTATCGATTATAGCAGGACTTGTCAAACCCTCTTACGGCAAAATTGTCATAAATGGTGGTCTTAACAATGAATGTTTGCAGCAGGTAGGTTATATGCTTCAAAAGGATTTTCTCTTTGAATGGAGTACTATACTTGAGAATGTTATGCTGGGGCTTAATATTAAGAAAGCCCTTACCCCTGAAAACAAAGAATATGTTTATAATCTTCTTGATACATATGGACTCAGTGAGTTTAAAGATAAATATCCTTCTCAGCTGTCAGGCGGAATGCGGCAGCGTGCTGCCTTGATTAGAACCCTGGCCTTAAGACCCGAAATACTTCTTTTAGATGAAGCATTTTCTGCTTTGGATTACCAGACCAGACTAGCAGTAACAGAAGATATATATTATATTATCAAGAAAGAAAATAAAACTGCAATTATGGTTACCCATGACATAGCTGAAAGTATAAGTATGGCTGACAGAATTTTTGTTCTTACAGGGAGACCATCGTCTATAAAAAGTGAGCACAACATATCGTTAACCTGTAATGATGTAAGAACCCCTTTTAACAGCCGTGAAGCTCCAGAATTCAGACACTATTTTAATTTAATATGGAAGGAGCTAGATGTGCATGTTTAA